Proteins found in one Pseudomonadales bacterium genomic segment:
- a CDS encoding IS701 family transposase, which produces MKNQSDKKTCPKSVTYSKSGDSFEGFVYSFQSFFQRARHNRTAIASQYIQGLMKLAKGHANMERMEEEIPDSEYRAHQHFITNSEWDYEGVIAKVATDTSHLMKVNKEKSGQPTGLIIDESAHLKKGDKSIGVCPQYAGVVGKVENCQVGVYASLINDNRTTLIDESLFLPAKWAKNRLRCQKAGVLEEHIQFKTKPQLALEMIDRALDLEVAFDWVGGDGLYGHNSELRNGLQSRGLFYVLDVHKDEKVFTERPVLEVPNKSHKRGRPTKKAKPNIDPIRVDQYIKDIKDEEWCIENKIRKTHKGWKKLKVHTCKIWLLQNEQLQELTLLITQTMDGKKETKYSFSNGGIDQYAAKEYAYFQCQRYWVERAFDDAKNELGMSDYQVRKWNGWHHHHALVLMASLYLLIQKIDLQEDAPLISVRDARILMIVRLFGTDKDMQKRLKQMEKRHLKRQFDIDRYYIT; this is translated from the coding sequence TTGAAAAATCAATCGGATAAAAAAACATGCCCAAAATCTGTAACCTACTCTAAATCAGGCGATTCCTTTGAGGGCTTTGTGTATTCTTTTCAGTCTTTTTTTCAAAGAGCTCGACATAACCGAACCGCTATAGCCTCGCAATACATACAGGGATTAATGAAATTGGCAAAAGGCCATGCCAATATGGAGCGAATGGAAGAAGAGATCCCGGATAGCGAATACAGGGCTCATCAGCATTTTATCACAAACTCGGAATGGGACTATGAAGGAGTCATTGCCAAAGTGGCCACTGATACTTCACATCTCATGAAAGTCAATAAGGAGAAGAGCGGTCAACCTACGGGTCTGATTATCGATGAATCAGCTCATCTTAAAAAGGGAGATAAATCAATAGGGGTTTGCCCTCAATATGCCGGTGTAGTGGGTAAAGTTGAAAACTGTCAGGTAGGTGTATATGCTTCATTGATTAATGATAATAGAACTACTCTCATTGATGAATCCTTGTTTTTACCTGCGAAGTGGGCTAAAAATCGGCTAAGATGTCAAAAGGCAGGGGTTCTGGAAGAACACATCCAATTCAAGACCAAGCCACAATTAGCATTAGAAATGATTGATCGTGCACTTGATTTGGAAGTAGCATTCGATTGGGTAGGAGGAGATGGGCTTTACGGACATAACAGTGAATTGCGTAACGGCCTACAATCAAGAGGCTTGTTTTATGTCTTAGATGTTCACAAGGATGAAAAGGTATTTACTGAGCGCCCTGTATTGGAGGTGCCAAATAAGAGCCATAAAAGAGGTAGACCTACTAAAAAGGCAAAACCAAACATAGACCCTATACGAGTTGATCAATACATCAAAGACATTAAGGACGAAGAATGGTGTATTGAAAACAAGATTAGAAAGACACATAAAGGGTGGAAGAAACTAAAAGTACATACCTGTAAAATATGGTTACTGCAAAATGAACAGCTTCAAGAGCTTACGCTGCTGATCACGCAAACCATGGATGGAAAGAAAGAAACCAAGTACAGCTTTAGTAATGGAGGCATTGATCAATATGCGGCAAAAGAATATGCTTACTTCCAATGTCAGAGATATTGGGTGGAGAGAGCATTTGACGATGCGAAAAACGAACTAGGAATGTCGGATTATCAAGTTAGAAAATGGAATGGCTGGCATCACCATCATGCACTGGTATTGATGGCAAGTCTGTATCTACTCATCCAAAAAATAGACCTTCAAGAGGATGCTCCACTCATCAGTGTCAGGGATGCAAGAATCTTAATGATCGTAAGACTATTTGGTACCGATAAGGATATGCAGAAACGACTAAAACAAATGGAAAAAAGACATCTCAAAAGACAATTTGACATTGATCGATACTACATAACTTAA